Proteins encoded together in one Falco peregrinus isolate bFalPer1 chromosome 2, bFalPer1.pri, whole genome shotgun sequence window:
- the LOC101920845 gene encoding myosin heavy chain, skeletal muscle, adult-like, which translates to MSSDSEMAIFGEAAPYLRKSEKERIAAQNKPFDAKTSVFVVHAKESFVKGTIQSKETGKVTVKTEGGETLTVKEDQIFSMNPPKYDKIEDMAMMTHLHEPAVLYNLKERYAAWMIYTYSGLFCVTVNPYKWLPVYNPEVVLAYRGKKRQEAPPHIFSISDNAYQFMLTDRENQSILITGESGAGKTVNTKRVIQYFATIAASGDKKKEEQQQAGKMQGTLEDQIISANPLLEAFGNAKTVRNDNSSRFGKFIRIHFGATGKLASADIETYLLEKSRVTFQLKAERSYHIFYQIMSNKKPELIDMLLITTNPYDYHFVSQGEITVPSINDQEELMATDSAIDILGFTADEKTAIYKLTGAVMHYGNLKFKQKQREEQAEPDGTEVADKAAYLMGLNSADLLKALCYPRVKVGNEYVTKGQTVQQVNNSVGALAKAVYEKMFLWMVVRINQQLDTKQPRQYFIGVLDIAGFEIFDFNSLEQLCINFTNEKLQQFFNHHMFVLEQEEYKKEGIEWTFIDFGMDLAACIELIEKPMGIFSILEEECMFPKATDTSFKNKLYDQHLGKSSNFQKPKPAKGKAEAHFSLVHYAGTVDYNISGWLEKNKDPLNETVIGLYQKSSVKTLALLFASYGGADAEAGGGGGGKKGGKKKGSSFQTVSALFRENLNKLMTNLRSTHPHFVRCIIPNETKTPGAMEHELVLHQLRCNGVLEGIRICRKGFPSRVLYADFKQRYKVLNASAIPEGQFIDSKKASEKLLGSIDVDHTQYKFGHTKVFFKAGLLGLLEEMRDEKLAQLITRTQARCRGFLMRVEYQRMVERRESIFCIQYNVRAFMNVKHWPWMKLFFKIKPLLKSAESEKEMANMKEEFEKTKEELAKSEAKRKELEEKMVKLMQEKNDLQLQVQAEADALADAEERCDQLIKTKIQLEAKVKEVTERAEDEEEINAELTAKKRKLEDECSELKKDIDDLELTLAKVEKEKHATENKVKNLTEEMAALDETIAKLTKEKKALQEAHQQTLDDLQAEEDKVNTLTKAKTKLEQQVDDLEGSLEQEKKLRMDLERAKRKLEGDLKLAHDSIMDLENDKQQLDEKLKKKDFEISQIQSKIEDEQLLGMQLQKKIKELQARIEELEEEIEAERTSRAKAEKHRADLSRELEEISERLEEAGGATAAQIEMNKKREAEFQKMRRDLEEATLQHEATAAALRKKHADSTAELGEQIDNLQRVKQKLEKEKSELKMEIDDLASNMESVSKAKANLEKMCRTLEDQLSEIKTKEEEHQRMINDLSAQRARLQTESGEYSRQVEEKDALISQLSRGKQAFTQQIEELKRHLEEEIKAKNALAHALQSARHDCDLLREQYEEEQEAKGELQRALSKANSEVAQWRTKYETDAIQRTEELEEAKKKLAQRLQEAEEHVEAVNAKCASLEKTKQRLQNEVEDLMIDVERSNAACAALDKKQKNFDKILAEWKQKYEETQAELEASQKEARSLSTELFKMKNAYEESLDHLETLKRENKNLQQEIADLTEQIAEGGKAIHELEKVKKQIEQEKSEIQAALEEAEASLEHEEGKILRLQLELNQVKSEIDRKIAEKDEEIDQMKRNHLRIVESMQSTLDAEIRSRNEALRLKKKMEGDLNEMEIQLSHANRVAAEAQKNLRNTQAVLKDTQIHLDDALRTQEDLKEQVAMVERRANLLQAEIEELRAALEQTERSRKVAEQELLDATERVQLLHTQNTSLINTKKKLETDIAQIQSEMEDTIQEARNAEEKAKKAITDAAMMAEELKKEQDTSAHLERMKKNLDQTVKDLQHRLDEAEQLALKGGKKQIQKLEARVRELEGEVDAEQKRSAEAVKGMRKYERRVKELTYQSEEDRKNILRLQDLVDKLQMKVKSYKRQAEEAEELSNVNLSKFRKIQHELEEAEERADIAESQVNKLRAKSREFHSKKIAEEE; encoded by the exons CGCTGTGCTGTACAACCTCAAAGAGCGTTACGCAGCCTGGATGATCTAC ACCTACTCGGGGCTCTTCTGCGTCACTGTCAACCCCTACAAGTGGCTGCCGGTGTACAACCCGGAGGTGGTGTTGGCCTACCGAGGCAAGAAGCGCCAGGAGGCCCCTCCACACATCTTCTCCATCTCGGACAACGCCTATCAGTTCATGCTGACTG ATCGCGAGAACCAGTCGATCCTGATCAC CGGAGAATCCGGTGCCGGGAAGACTGTGAACACGAAGCGTGTCATCCAGTACTTTGCAACAATTGCAGCGAGCGGGGAtaagaagaaggaagagcagcagcaggcaggcaaaATGCAG GGAACGCTTGAGGATCAAATCATCAGCGCCAACCCACTGCTGGAGGCCTTTGGAAACGCCAAGACCGTGAGGAACGACAACTCCTCACGCTTT GGCAAGTTCATCAGAATCCACTTTGGTGCTACAGGAAAACTAGCTTCTGCTGATATTGAAACAT ATCTGTTGGAGAAGTCCAGAGTCACTTTCCAgctcaaagcagaaagaagctaCCACATATTCTATCAGATCATGTCCAACAAGAAGCCAGAGCTGATAG ACATGCTTCTCATCACCACCAACCCATATGATTATCACTTCGTAAGCCAAGGCGAGATCACTGTTCCCAGCATTAATGACCAGGAGGAGCTGATGGCTACAGAT AGTGCCATTGACATCCTGGGCTTCACTGCTGATGAGAAGACAGCCATCTACAAGCTGACAGGGGCTGTCATGCACTATGGGAACCTGAAGTTCAAGCAGAAACAACgagaggagcaggcagagcccgATGGCACAGAAG TGGCTGATAAGGCTGCCTACCTGATGGGTCTGAACTCAGCTGACCTCCTCAAGGCCCTCTGCTACCCCCGAGTCAAAGTTGGGAATGAGTATGTGACCAAGGGTCAAACCGTGCAGCAG GTGAACAATTCAGTGGGTGCTCTGGCAAAGGCGGTCTATGAGAAGATGTTCTTGTGGATGGTTGTTCGTATCAACCAACAGCTGGATACCAAACAACCCAGACAGTACTTCATTGGTGTCCTGGACATCGCTGGCTTTGAGATCTTTGAT TTCAacagcctggagcagctgtgcaTCAACTTCACCAATGAGAAACTGCAACAGTTCTTCAACCACCACATGTtcgtgctggagcaggaggagtaCAAGAAGGAAGGAATTGAGTGGACATTCATTGACTTTGGGATGGACCTGGCTGCCTGCATTGAGCTCATTGAGAAG CCCATGGGCATCTTCTCCATCCTGGAAGAGGAGTGCATGTTCCCCAAGGCAACTGACACCTCTTTCAAGAACAAGCTCTACGACCAGCACCTGGGCAAGTCCAGCAACTTCCAGAAGCCCAAGCCTGCCAAAGGCAAGGCTGAGGCCCACTTCTCCCTGGTGCACTATGCTGGCACGGTGGACTATAACATCTCCGGCTGGCTGGAGAAGAACAAGGACCCCCTGAATGAAACTGTCATTGGGTTGTACCAGAAATCCTCTGTGAAGACACTGGCCTTACTCTTTGCCTCTTATGGCGGAGCAGATGCAG aggctggtggtggtggtggtggaaagaAGGGTGGCAAGAAGAAGGGTTCTTCTTTCCAGACAGTCTCAGCTCTTTTCCGG GAGAACTTGAACAAGCTGATGACGAATCTACGGAGCACTCACCCCCATTTTGTCCGTTGCATCAtcccaaatgaaacaaaaacaccTG GTGCCATGGAGCATGAACTGGTACTTCACCAGCTGCGATGCAACGGCGTGCTGGAAGGCATCAGAATTTGTAGGAAAGGTTTCCCCAGCAGAGTCCTTTACGCTGACTTCAAGCAGAG ATACAAGGTGCTTAATGCCAGCGCTATCCCAGAGGGACAGTTCATTGACAGCAAGAAGGCCTCTGAGAAGCTGCTTGGGTCAATCGATGTGGATCACACCCAGTACAAATTTGGCCACACCAAG GTCTTCTTCaaagctgggctgctgggacTCCTGGAGGAGATGAGGGATGAGAAGCTGGCACAGCTCATCACCCGCACACAGGCCAGGTGCAGGGGCTTCCTGATGAGAGTGGAGTACCAGAGAATGGTGGAGAGGAG GGAGTCCATCTTCTGCATCCAGTACAACGTTCGTGCATTCATGAACGTGAAGCACTGGCCCTGGATGAAGCTGTTCTTCAAGATCAAGCCCTTGCTGAAGAGTGCAGAGTCTGAGAAGGAGATGGCCAACATGAAGGAAGAGTTTGAGAAAACCAAGGAAGAGCTTGCAAAGTCTGAGGCAaagaggaaggagctggaggagaaaatggTGAAActgatgcaggaaaaaaacgATCTGCAGCTCCAAGTGCAGGCT GAAGCTGATGCTTTGGCTGATGCTGAGGAAAGGTGTGACCAGCTCATCAAAACCAAGATCCAGCTGGAAGCCAAAGTAAAGGAGGTGACTGAAAGGgctgaggatgaggaggaaaTCAATGCTGAGCTGACAGCCAAGAAGAGGAAACTGGAGGATGAATGTTCTGAGCTCAAGAAAGATATTGATGACCTGGAGTTAACACTGGCCAAGGTCGAGAAGGAAAAGCATGCCACCGAAAACAAG GTGAAAAACCTCACAGAGGAGATGGCGGCCCTGGACGAGACCATTGCCAAGCTGACTAAAGAGAAGAAAGCCCTCCAAGAGGCCCATCAGCAGACACTGGATgacctgcaggcagaggaggacaAAGTCAATACGCTGACCAAAGCTAAGACCAAGCTGGAGCAGCAAGTGGACGAT CTGGAAGGGTCCCTGgagcaagagaagaaactgcGCATGGACCTTGAGAGAGCTAAGAGGAAACTCGAAGGAGACCTGAAGCTGGCCCATGACAGCATCATGGATTTGGAGAACgacaagcagcagctggatgagaaactgaagaa GAAAGACTTTGAAATCAGCCAGATCCAGAGCAAAATTGAGGATGAGCAGCTCCTGGGCATGCAGTTACAGAAGAAGATCAAGGAGCTGCAG GCTCGTAttgaggagctggaggaggaaattGAGGCAGAGCGAACCTCTCGGGCAAAAGCCGAGAAGCATCGGGCTGACCTGTCGAGGGAGCTAGAGGAGATCAGCGAGCGCCTGGAAGAAGCCGGAGGGGCTACCGCCGCTCAGATTGAGATGAACAAGAAGCGTGAGGCAGAATTTCAGAAGATGCGTCGCGACCTGGAGGAGGCCACGCTGCAGCATGAAGCCACGGCTGCGGCCCTGCGCAAGAAGCACGCGGACAGCACCGCTGAGCTTGGGGAGCAGATCGACAACCTGCAGCGAgtgaagcagaagctggagaaggagaagagtGAGCTCAAGATGGAGATTGACGACTTGGCCAGTAACATGGAGTCTGTCTCCAAAGCCAAG GCAAACCTGGAGAAAATGTGCCGCACTCTGGAAGACCAACTAAGTGAGATTAAGACAAAGGAAGAAGAGCATCAGCGCATGATCAATGACCTCAGTGCTCAAAGAGCCCGTCTACAGACGGAGTCAG GTGAATATTCACGCCAGGTGGAGGAGAAAGATGCTCTGATTTCTCAGCTGTCAAGAGGCAAGCAAGCTTTCACCCAACAGATTGAGGAACTCAAGAGACACCTAGAGGAAGAGATAAAG GCCAAGAACGCGCTGGCCCACGCCTTGCAGTCTGCTCGCCACGACTGTGACCTGCTGCGGGAGCAATACgaggaggagcaggaagccAAGGGGGAGCTGCAGCGCGCCCTGTCCAAGGCCAACAGCGAAGTGGCCCAGTGGAGAACCAAATACGAGACGGACGCTATTCAGCGCacggaggagctggaggaggccaA GAAGAAGCTGGCACAGCgcctgcaggaagcagaggaaCACGTTGAAGCTGTGAATGCCAAATGTGCCTCCCTGGAGAAGacaaagcagaggctgcagaatGAAGTGGAGGACCTGATGATTGACGTGGAGCGATCAAATGCTGCCTGCGCAGCTCTGGATAAGAAGCAGAAGAACTTTGACAAG ATCCTGGCAGAATGGAAGCAGAAGTATGAGGAAACGCAGGCTGAGCTGGAGGCCTCCCAGAAGGAGGCTCGCTCCCTCAGCACGGAGCTCTTTAAGATGAAGAATGCCTACGAGGAGTCCCTGGACCACCTGGAAACGCTGAAGCGTGAGAACAAGAACTTGCAGC AGGAGATCGCTGACCTCACAGAGCAGATTGCAGAGGGAGGCAAGGCCATTCATGAGCTGGAGAAAGTCAAGAAGCAGATTGAGCAGGAGAAATCTGAAATCCAGGCTGCTCTGGAGGAAGCTGAG GCTTCCCTAGAACATGAAGAGGGGAAGATCCTGCGCCTCCAGCTTGAGCTCAACCAGGTGAAGTCTGAGATTGACAGGAAGATAGCCGAGAAAGATGAGGAGATTGACCAGATGAAGAGGAACCACCTCAGGATTGTGGAGTCCATGCAGAGCACCCTGGACGCTGAGATCAGGAGCAGGAATGAGGCCCTGCGGCTGAAGAAGAAGATGGAGGGAGACCTGAATGAAATGGAGATCCAGCTGAGCCATGCCAACCGCGTGGCTGCAGAGGCACAAAAGAACCTGAGAAACACGCAGGCTGTGCTCAAG GATACCCAGATACACTTGGACGATGCTCTGAGGACGCAGGAGGACCTGAAGGAGCAGGTGGCCATGGTGGAGCGCCGAGCAaacctgctgcaggctgaaattGAGGAGCTGcgggcagccctggagcagacGGAGCGGTCAAGGAAGGTGGCTGAGCAGGAGCTTCTGGATGCCACCGAACGAGTGCAGCTCCTCCATACCCAG AACACCAGCTTGATCAACACCAAGAAGAAGCTGGAGACAGACATTGCCCAAATCCAGAGTGAAATGGAGGATACGATCCAGGAAGCCCGCAATGCTGAAGAGAAGGCCAAGAAGGCCATCACAGAT GCAGCCATGAtggcagaagagctgaagaagGAGCAGGACACCAGCGCCCACCTGGAGAGGATGAAGAAGAACCTGGACCAGACGGTGAAGGACCTGCAGCACCGTCTGGATGAGGCCGAGCAGCTGGCTCTGAAGGGAGGCAAGAAGCAAATCCAGAAGCTGGAGGCCAGA GTGCGGGAGCTGGAAGGGGAGGTTGATGCTGAGCAGAAGCGCAGCGCTGAAGCCGTGAAGGGCATGCGCAAGTACGAGAGGAGGGTGAAGGAGCTGACCTACCAG TCTGAGGAGGACCGGAAGAATATTCTTAGGCTGCAGGATCTGGTGGACAAGCTGCAGATGAAAGTGAAATCCTACAAGAGACAAGCTGAGGAGGCT GAGGAACTGTCCAATGTCAACCTCTCCAAGTTCCGCAAGATCCAGCACGAGCTGGAGGAAGCCGAGGAGCGGGCTGACATTGCAGAGTCGCAGGTCAACAAGCTCCGAGCAAAGAGCCGCGAGTTTCACAGTAAGAAGATAGCAGAGGAGGAGTGA